The genomic stretch GGAACCATGACCGTTGTTGCCAACGGACCACATCGTGAAGCCAGTTTTGCGACAATCGCACTGTGAGCGGTGGCAGAAAACTCGAGTCCGCCATATTTCTTGGGAATAATCAACCCAAAGAATTTTTCTTTTCGCATGAATTCCCAGACCTCATCCGTGAAGTCTTTTCGAACCATCACATCCCAGTCGGTGACCATTTCACACAGCTTTTCAACCGGACCATCCATGAAAGCCTGTTCTTCTTCCGTTAAATCAGGATAATCCTCATCCAGAATCCGCTTGAAGTTGGGCTTCCCGGAAAACAACTCCCCTTCTACCCATACATTTCCTGCTTCAATCGCGGTTTGCTCAGTTTCCGAAATTTTAGGCAGGAAATTCAACGCATCCAGCAACTTCATAATTGGGCCACTGAGAACTACTCTTCGAACCGGCTTAATATTAAATACCAATACTAATACGGTGTAAGTGATGAATACCCAGTTGGGCGCACCCAGCCCAGCCAATCCGGCATAACCGGCAATAGCCCACAGCCAAAGCGGCGCTCCGGTGTAACCCAGTATAAATATTAGTAAAACGGCAGAGCCAATTGATGCCCACAGCGGGATTTCACTAAAAAATCCAAGTAATTCCATAATCGCTTCCATAATCTTTCCTCATTTATGATACTGTTGTTCGAATCAGAAATCCCTGCACCACATGCTCTATGGATTCCTCTATAAATTGTTGCTTATCAATGCGGCTATCCAGTCTTTTATTAAGTACAACCGATACTACACCGTGTAATTGTGCCCAAATCGAGTAAGCTGCAACAACAGGTTGATCAACCTCCATCAACCCATTATTTACACTTTCTTCTATAGTTTTTACCAACAATTCGTATGCTCGCCTGGCTTTCCGAAACTTCTCCTTCGGATATCGCGCCATTGAATCGGACCGGACTTTGTATATAATCTCGTACTTTTCCGGATTCTCAAGCCCAAACTGCACATAGCTTTCTGTGATCGCTTTAAAACGTTCGATACTATCGGTTTTTGATAAAGTCTCAGATTCTATAAACCGGCTTAAATCCTCCACCGACTCTTCAATCAGCGTGTGCAATAAGTGATCTTTATTTTCAAAGTAGAGGTAGATACTTGTTGCGGATACATCGGCCTGTTTGGCAATTTTCCGCATCGATAATGATTTATATCCTTCTTCGTACAGCAGATGCCGGCTGATATCGAGTATCTGGTCTCTTAATGGTACTTCTTCGCTCATTCTTATTATTAGGTTAACGGTGTTAACTTCTGTAATGTAAACATTCCACAGCGAAAATCAAGACG from Gracilimonas sp. encodes the following:
- a CDS encoding TetR/AcrR family transcriptional regulator is translated as MSEEVPLRDQILDISRHLLYEEGYKSLSMRKIAKQADVSATSIYLYFENKDHLLHTLIEESVEDLSRFIESETLSKTDSIERFKAITESYVQFGLENPEKYEIIYKVRSDSMARYPKEKFRKARRAYELLVKTIEESVNNGLMEVDQPVVAAYSIWAQLHGVVSVVLNKRLDSRIDKQQFIEESIEHVVQGFLIRTTVS